GTGGCTGCGGTGGATCTGGTGCTCGACTGCTCCGACAATTTCTCCACCCGCGAAGCGGTCAACGCCGCGTGTGTGGCGGCACGCAAGCCGCTGGTCAGTGGAGCTGCGATCCGTCTTGAAGGGCAGCTCTCGGTGTTCGACCCGCGTCGTGCCGAGAGCCCGTGCTACCACTGCCTGTACGGCCACGGCAGCGAAGCCGAACTGACTTGCAGCGAAGCCGGCGTGGTCGGTCCGCTGGTGGGGCTGGTGGGTAGCCTGCAAGCGCTGGAAGCGTTGAAGTTGCTGGCGGGTTTCGGCGAGCCACTGGTGGGCCGCTTGTTGTTGATCGATGCACTGGGTTCGCGATTCCGTGAGCTGCGGGTCAAGCGTGATCCGGGATGCAGCGTCTGTGGTTCGCACCATGCATGAGGCGCCGATCGCCGTATTCGACTCCGGTGTCGGCGGTCTGTCGGTGTTGGCGGAAATCCAGCATCTGTTGCCCAATGAGTCGCTGCTATATCTCGGCGATTGCGGGCACATT
The sequence above is a segment of the Pseudomonas sp. HS6 genome. Coding sequences within it:
- a CDS encoding molybdopterin-synthase adenylyltransferase MoeB codes for the protein MLNDQELLRYSRQILLQHIDIDGQLKLKDSRVLIVGLGGLGAPVALYLAAAGVGELHLADFDTVDLTNLQRQIIHDTDSVGMTKVDSALKRLNAINPEIKLVPHRQALDEDSLAAAVAAVDLVLDCSDNFSTREAVNAACVAARKPLVSGAAIRLEGQLSVFDPRRAESPCYHCLYGHGSEAELTCSEAGVVGPLVGLVGSLQALEALKLLAGFGEPLVGRLLLIDALGSRFRELRVKRDPGCSVCGSHHA